ATCGCGATTTCGCGGTAGCCGTGGGTTTCGTTGCGCGCTTCAACCTCGCCTGAGGCGAGACGGACCACGTAATCGAACAGTTCCAGGCCGAGTTCATCGAGGGTTCCGTGCCCCTTGACCAGACGGCCCGCGTCGAAATCGATCCAGTTCGGCTTGCGCTCGGCCAGCTCCGTGTTGGTCGAGATCTTGACGGTCGGGACCGGTCCGCCGAACGGCGTGCCGCGCCCGGTGCTGAACAGCACGAGCTGCGCGCCGGCCGCCGCGAGAACCGTCACGGCGACCATGTCGTTGCCGGGGCCGGTCAGCAGATTCAGCCCCGGCGTGTGGAGCGCTTCGCCGTAATCGAGCACGTCCGTGACCTGCGACGTGCCGCCTTTCTGGGTGCAGCCGAGCGATTTTTCCTCCAGCGTCGAGATGCCGCCCGCCTTGTTGCCGGGGGAGGGGTTCTCGTAGACGACCTGATTGTGCCGGATGAAGTAGTCCTTGAAACCGTTCACCATCGCCGCCGCGCGGCGGAAGGTCTCCTCATCCCGGCAGCGGTTGAAGAGCAGCGTTTCGGCGCCGAACATTTCGGGGACTTCGGTCAGCACGGTCGTGCCGCCCGCCGCGACGAGCAGGTCCGAGAAACGGCCGATGAGCGGGTTCGCCGTGATGCCGGAGAGCCCGTCCGAGCCGCCGCACTTGAGCCCGACCTTCAGCTCCGAAACCGGAACCGCTTCGCGCCGGAAGCGCTTCGCGTTTTCCGCGAGTTCGGATAAATGCGCGAGCCCCTGTTCATATTCGCTGCCGTCGTCCTGCGCTTTGAGGAAACGGACGCGGGTTTCGTCATAGCTGCCGAGCCGTTCGCGGAAGCTTTCGAGCGTGTTGTTCTCGCACCCGAGCGCGACTACCAGCACGCCGCCCGCGTTCGGATGCTTCACGAGCGCGGCCAGCAGATTCGCGGTCGTTTCATGGTCGCCGCCGAGCTGCGAGCAGCCGTACGGGTGCGGGAAGGCGCAGCAGCGCGTTCCGTTCTGCCGCTCGAAATCTCGCGCGAGGTTTTCGGCGAGCTTGTTCACGCAGCCGACCGTCGGGATGATCCAGAGGTCGTTGCGGATTCCGACCGTGCCGTCGGCGCGGCGGTAGCCGAAGAAGGTGCGCCCTTTTTCCGCCTCCGGCAGAGGCGAGGGCGGCAGCGGGCGGTAGGCGTATTCGAGTTCGCCCGAGAGGTTCGTCCTGAGGTTATGGGTGTGAACGAAGCTCCCGGGAGGAATGTCGGCTGTCGCGTGCCCGATCGGCATGTCGTATTTGACGACCGCTTCGCCTGCCCGGATCGGACGGAGGGCGAATTTGTGTCCGCGCCCGACCGGTTCCCGGAGCGTGACCGCCGCGCCGTCGACGGCCGGACTCTCCCCGGCGGCGAGGTCGGCAAGCGCGACGGCGACGTTGTCGGTCCGCCCGATCTTCAGATAGCGCGGGAGTTCGCTCATGTCACGCCTCCAGCAGCTGTTTGACCGCGGCGGCTGCGCCGTTGTTCCGGATCGCGGCGAGATCGGCCGCGACCGCGTCCGGGAGTCCCGGAACCGCATTCAGGTCCTGTCCCCAGAAATCGGTCCGCGCGAGGATGCTCCGGACGAATTTCGCATAATCCCCGTCCGCATCGAGTACCTTGTAGCACTCGTTGATGAATTTGATTTTATCCGCATCGTCGCTGATCGGATAGGCGCCTTTGTCGCGCTGCCCCGCCCATTTGCCGTCGGCGCCTTCGGTCCCGCGGTAGAAAGCGAGCAGCGCCGCGAGCGAGAAGGTCAGCACCTTCGGCAGCTTGCCGGCGGCTGCGCGATAGTCGAGCAGCGACGGCAGCACGCGGACCTGCCACTTCGAGATCGAGTTCAGCGAGATCGAGATCAGCTGGTGGTTGGCGAACGGGTTCAGGAAGCGGTCGATGATCGACTCCGCGAAGGCCCTCTTTTCATCGTCCGGCAGCTGCACGGTCGGGAAAACTTCTTCGAAGAGCGCGGTGCGGAGGTAGCGTCCGAAAAGCGGGTCGGCGGTCATCCGGTCCACGAAGTCGAAGCCGGCCAGGTAGGCGGCGAGCACGCTCGACGTGTGGCCGCCGTTCAGGAACCGGACCTTGCGGCTGCGGTACGGCGTCTGGTTCGCGGTCCAGACGAGGTTCAGCCCCGCCTCGGCGAACGGGATGGCGGAGCGGTATTTCTCGTCACCCTCGATCACGAAGAGGTGGAAAATTTCGCCGCAGTCGAGCAGCTTGTCCTCGTAGCCGAGCTTTTTGCAGTACGCTTCGGCTTCGGCGCGCGGATAGCCGGCGACGATCCGGTCGACGAGCGTGTTCAGGAAAGCGCAGTCGTTTTCGACATAGGCGGTGAAGCCGTCGCCGAGTTTCCAGTCCGCCGCATAGCGGAGGATGCACTCTTTCAGCTTCTGGCCGTTCCGGTCGATGAGTTCGCACGGAACGAAGACAAGCCCCTTCCGCCCCGCTTTGAAGCGCTCGTAAAGCAGGCTGGTCACCTTCGCCGGAAAGGTGCTCTGAGCTTCGCCCGGCGTGTAGAG
This DNA window, taken from Victivallis lenta, encodes the following:
- a CDS encoding tagaturonate reductase yields the protein MDRLNRSLLPALHVPGLEIGPRQEYPVRVMQFGEGNFLRAFIDWMIDKSNEAGKFNGMVQLVQPLPQGTADLINEQDGLYTLILRGMENGSPAEYKRVITCVKGCLKTATEWNKVVECACLPTLELVFSNTTEAGIEYRPELYTPGEAQSTFPAKVTSLLYERFKAGRKGLVFVPCELIDRNGQKLKECILRYAADWKLGDGFTAYVENDCAFLNTLVDRIVAGYPRAEAEAYCKKLGYEDKLLDCGEIFHLFVIEGDEKYRSAIPFAEAGLNLVWTANQTPYRSRKVRFLNGGHTSSVLAAYLAGFDFVDRMTADPLFGRYLRTALFEEVFPTVQLPDDEKRAFAESIIDRFLNPFANHQLISISLNSISKWQVRVLPSLLDYRAAAGKLPKVLTFSLAALLAFYRGTEGADGKWAGQRDKGAYPISDDADKIKFINECYKVLDADGDYAKFVRSILARTDFWGQDLNAVPGLPDAVAADLAAIRNNGAAAAVKQLLEA
- a CDS encoding UxaA family hydrolase, producing MSELPRYLKIGRTDNVAVALADLAAGESPAVDGAAVTLREPVGRGHKFALRPIRAGEAVVKYDMPIGHATADIPPGSFVHTHNLRTNLSGELEYAYRPLPPSPLPEAEKGRTFFGYRRADGTVGIRNDLWIIPTVGCVNKLAENLARDFERQNGTRCCAFPHPYGCSQLGGDHETTANLLAALVKHPNAGGVLVVALGCENNTLESFRERLGSYDETRVRFLKAQDDGSEYEQGLAHLSELAENAKRFRREAVPVSELKVGLKCGGSDGLSGITANPLIGRFSDLLVAAGGTTVLTEVPEMFGAETLLFNRCRDEETFRRAAAMVNGFKDYFIRHNQVVYENPSPGNKAGGISTLEEKSLGCTQKGGTSQVTDVLDYGEALHTPGLNLLTGPGNDMVAVTVLAAAGAQLVLFSTGRGTPFGGPVPTVKISTNTELAERKPNWIDFDAGRLVKGHGTLDELGLELFDYVVRLASGEVEARNETHGYREIAIFKDGVTL